In Rutidosis leptorrhynchoides isolate AG116_Rl617_1_P2 chromosome 2, CSIRO_AGI_Rlap_v1, whole genome shotgun sequence, one genomic interval encodes:
- the LOC139889634 gene encoding uncharacterized protein: MPPKLGDPGIFIVPCRIDDFEVFKCLTDSGTSINLIPLSVYSRLGLSELKSTNTGVRLVNQSISKPIGIAENLVVKVGELEFPADFVVVDMPEYKVVPIALGRPFLATVGELTDWRTCKLILRDRGKTLSFQTKFSVKPPPTPVDSVNVITSVETEASKRNKCGGMVEEKLLIRPRIVLLINP; the protein is encoded by the coding sequence ATGCCACCAAAGTTAGGTGATCCTGGGATATTCATAGTGCCCTGTAGGATTGATGACTTTGAAGTTTTTAAGTGTTTAACTGATTCAGGTACGAGTATCAATCTTATTCCATTATCTGTTTATTCACGTTTAGGTTTAAGTGAACTTAAGTCTACTAATACCGGAGTTAGGTTGGTTAACCAGTCAATTAGTAAAcccatagggattgctgaaaatttGGTGGTTAAGGTAGGTGAATTAGAGTTCCCAGCTGACTTTGTGGTTGTTGATATGCCAGAGTATAAGGTTGTACCTATTGctttaggtagaccatttttagcaactgtAGGTGAACTCACTGATTGGAGAACTTGTAAATTGATTTTAAGGGATAGAGGTAAAACCTTAAGCTTTCAGACTAAATTTAGTGTTAAACCACCACCCACACCTGTAGATTCTGTTAATGTAATTACTAGTGTTGAAACTGAAGCTAGTAAACGGAATAAGTGTGGGGGAATGGTAGAGGAAAAGTTGTTGATACGCCCGAGGATAGTGTTATTGATAAATCCATGA
- the LOC139893012 gene encoding probable WRKY transcription factor 54, giving the protein MEKTITSNKKRLIGELIRGRDCTRKLQNLLRQRMVNDDSSSTNDLVMNILGSFSNSLLELSSWGSDPVIGSGAVRLNVRALDLKESEKKPLPVVKERRGCYKRRKTEDSRIIIVETMEDGYSWRKYGQKEILDTKFPRCYFRCSYKSEGCKALKQVQKMDDGSELFQITYFGFHTCQSMHKNTQMFSSTGDLNSFLLNFEDSKIKESPSSLSTITNTHFTPSMKQEDDSNAQSCDHTVSSNHDTSSTPLWNDINVDSLEPSHGDSFVSGVSADDFGFDESVFLQV; this is encoded by the exons ATGGAGAAAACCATAACATCCAACAAAAAAAGGTTGATAGGTGAGCTAATTAGAGGTAGAGATTGTACTAGAAAACTACAAAATCTACTTCGTCAAAGAATGGTTAATGACGACTCAAGTTCAACTAATGATCTTGTGATGAATATATTGGGATCTTTTTCTAATAGTCTTTTGGAGTTGAGTTCTTGGGGATCCGACCCAGTTATTGGGTCGGGTGCCGTTCGTTTAAATGTTCGGGCATTGGATTTAAAAGAAAGTGAAAAGAAGCCATTGCCCGTTGTGAAAGAAAGGAGAGGATGTTACAAGAGAAG AAAAACTGAAGATTCAAGGATCATAATTGTTGAAACAATGGAAGACGGATATTCATGGAGGAAATACGGACAGAAGGAGATTTTGGATACCAAATTTCCAAG GTGCTATTTTAGATGTTCATACAAAAGTGAGGGGTGCAAAGCATTAAAACAAGTTCAAAAAATGGATGATGGGTCAGAATTGTTTCAAATCACATATTTTGGGTTTCACACATGCCAAAGTATGCACAAAAACACACAAATGTTCTCAAGCACAGGGGATCTAAATTCGTTTCTACTTAATTTTGAGGACTCCAAAATTAAAGAATCGCCAAGTAGCCTCTCAACTATCACGAATACGCATTTTACCCCCTCAATGAAACAAGAAGATGACTCGAATGCACAAAGTTGTGATCATACTGTCTCTAGTAATCATGACACTTCATCCACTCCCTTATGGAATGACATAAATGTCGATAGTTTGGAGCCATCCCACGGTGATAGTTTCGTAAGTGGTGTATCTGCGGATGATTTTGGATTTGACGAGAGTGTGTTCTTACAAGTTTAA